The DNA sequence CCGCTCGGCGCCAGTGAACAGGTCAAAACCGCTAGCCCCCCTTCCCCGCTGGAAGCCTGCCCGGATCTCGGCGCCCGGCGCGCAACTTTAGAACAAATTGACGCACATAATTGCATCTTTGTTGTGCTGCGCCTGCGAAGGCGCTAAGTGGCTAGCCAGCACAACAGGGGACGATAGCCATGCCACACGACGGTCAGGACCTGAAAACGATGAACGCGCCGGTGATCCTTGAAGATCTGCTGTCGCTAACCGCTGCCGCAATCGGCCCGGTGGACGATATTCTTGAAAGAGCACGCACTTCGGTGCGCGAGTTGGTCAGCCGCGATGGCCGGGTTGCAGCAGACCTGATCGAACAGAACCAGACTGCCGCCCACGGGCTGGCCTGGCTGGCGACCTACGCACAATCCCTTCGCCAGATGCAGAAATGGGCCGAAGCCCTGAATAAGGACGGCAAGTTCGGCGAGGCCGAGCAGCTTATCCACCAGATCGCCTTTGGCGAATACCTCTGGCAGATTTACGGCGGCATCCAGATGAACCAGGGCGAGATCCTGCGCCTTCAGGACCTTGGCCTGTCGCAGGACGATGCGCGCAGTCTGATGGCGCCCGCGATCATGACCCTGACCCAGGGCGGCAACACGCAGGCGGCGCGCAGCCGTCTCGTCGCCCTGATGCAGGACCACGCCGCCAACATCACAGTCGGCGCAACCGGGCTCGACGAAGAGCTTGAGATGATTCGCGAGCAGTTCCGCCGCTATGCGGTGGAAAAGGTCGAACCCCACGCCCACGATTGGCACCTGAAAGACGAACTGATCCCGATGGAGGTGATCACCGAACTGGCCGAAATGGGCGTCTTCGGCCTGACCATTCCAGAGGAATACGGCGGCTTTGGCCTGTCCAAGGCTTCCATGTGTGTCGTCTCGGAAGAACTGTCGCGCGGATACATCGGCGTCGGATCCCTTGGCACCCGTTCAGAGATCGCGGCAGAGCTGATCATCGCGGGCGGCACGGCGGAGCAGAAGGAAAAATGGCTGCCCCGCATCGCCTCGGCCGAAACGCTGCCAACGGCGGTCTTTACCGAACCCAACACCGGCTCCGATCTGGGCAGCCTGCGCACCCGTGCGGTAAAGGACGGCGAAGATTACCGCATCACCGGCAACAAGACCTGGATTACCCACGCCGCGCGCACGCATGTCATGACACTCCTGGCCAGAACCGATCCGGAGACCACCGATTACCGGGGGCTGTCCATGTTCCTGGCCGAAAAGACCCCCGGCACCGACACCGACCCCTTCCCGACCGAGGGAATGACCGGCGGCGAGATTGAAGTGCTGGGCTACCGCGGCATGAAGGAATACGAACTGGGCTTCGACGGCTTCCATGTAAAAGGTGAGAACCTGCTCGGCGGTGAAGAAGGCAAGGGCTTCAAACAACTGATGGAGACCTTCGAATCCGCCCGCATCCAGACCGCCGCGCGCGCCATCGGCGTGGCACAGTCCGCGCTGGACATCTCCATGCAATATGCTCAGGACCGGAAGCAGTTTGGCAAATCGCTGATCAACTTCCCCCGCGTATCGTCAAAACTGGCCATGATGGCAGTGGAAATCATGGTGGCGCGCCAGCTCACATATTTCTCTGCCTTCGAAAAGGATGAAGGCCGGCGGTGCGACGTTGAGGCCGGGATGGCAAAGCTGCTGGGGGCGCGGGTCGCCTGGGCCGCCGCAGACAATGGCCTGCAAATCCACGGCGGCAACGGATTTGCCCTGGAATACAAGATCAGCCGCGTGCTCTGCGATGCCCGCATCCTTAACATTTTCGAGGGTGCCGCCGAGATCCAGGCTCAGGTTATCGCCAGACGGCTGCTGGGCTGACGAACGGGTAACAGGCGTTCAGGTCACGAACTGCGAACGGGCCTGTCCAAGGCGCGGGTGCAATCCCCGCGCCAACCATGCCGCCCACAACATTCCGGCCCCGCAGACTGCGAAGAGCCCGGCAATCGGCATCGCAAT is a window from the Sulfitobacter sp. THAF37 genome containing:
- a CDS encoding acyl-CoA dehydrogenase family protein; this translates as MPHDGQDLKTMNAPVILEDLLSLTAAAIGPVDDILERARTSVRELVSRDGRVAADLIEQNQTAAHGLAWLATYAQSLRQMQKWAEALNKDGKFGEAEQLIHQIAFGEYLWQIYGGIQMNQGEILRLQDLGLSQDDARSLMAPAIMTLTQGGNTQAARSRLVALMQDHAANITVGATGLDEELEMIREQFRRYAVEKVEPHAHDWHLKDELIPMEVITELAEMGVFGLTIPEEYGGFGLSKASMCVVSEELSRGYIGVGSLGTRSEIAAELIIAGGTAEQKEKWLPRIASAETLPTAVFTEPNTGSDLGSLRTRAVKDGEDYRITGNKTWITHAARTHVMTLLARTDPETTDYRGLSMFLAEKTPGTDTDPFPTEGMTGGEIEVLGYRGMKEYELGFDGFHVKGENLLGGEEGKGFKQLMETFESARIQTAARAIGVAQSALDISMQYAQDRKQFGKSLINFPRVSSKLAMMAVEIMVARQLTYFSAFEKDEGRRCDVEAGMAKLLGARVAWAAADNGLQIHGGNGFALEYKISRVLCDARILNIFEGAAEIQAQVIARRLLG